Within the Tursiops truncatus isolate mTurTru1 chromosome 19, mTurTru1.mat.Y, whole genome shotgun sequence genome, the region TTCTACATGGCCTATGCAGACTATCATGATCTCATGGAAATCACAGAGAAGATGATTTCAGGTGACCCCTCCTGTCCCTTTGTCTTTCACACGTGTCTGCAGGGCTGGTGTGCCACTTTCAGTTGGACTTCCTGTTGGTcctctttaaatgacacatttcttTCCCAGGGATGGTGAAACACATTACAGGCGGTTACAAGGTCACCTATCATCCAGATGGCCCAGAGGGCCAAGCCTGTGAGATTGACTTCACCCCACCCTTCCGGAAAATCAGCATGGTCGAAGAGCTGGAGAAAGCCCTGGGCGTGAAGCTGCCAGAAACTAAGCTCTTCGAAACAGAAGGTAAAGTGATGCACTCCTTCACTCTAGGGCCCTCCTTCCTGTTCAGCTCTGAATTAGATTAGGTCAGGGCTAGAATCTCCCATGTTATTCTCTTTATATACCTCTTAATGGGGTAGTGTGATGTCTTCTGTCCTAACTTGTATGTTTGTATTACAGAAACTCGCAAAATTCTAGATGATATCTGTGTGGCAAAAGCTGTTGAATGCCCTCCACCTCGGACGACAGCCAGGCTCCTTGATAAGGTGAAAGGCCGTGCACTTCTTGTACATGCCCTCATCCAGTGGTAACGCCCCTTCCTCCCTATGAAGGTGAACTCCACTGTAGAGAATGAACTTCTACAGCTTCACAGAGGAAAGCTCTAATGAGAGAACAAGTTTTGAACTCCTGCTGTACTAAGCTCTGTGCCAAATAGTTATATTCGTTACCTTATTACTAACCATTGAGAAGCTTAGGATAAACCCCTATAGCATCAGGTATAGGGTTAGGGTCCGAGGCCTCTACCACCAAGACAGAGACGATCAAAATGCCATTTAGAAGGGCTCTCTAACTCTGCTTTCTCCTTAAGCTTGTTGGGGAGTTCCTGGAAGTGACGTGCATCAATCCTACGTTCATCTGTGATCACCCGCAGATAATGAGTCCTCTGGCCAAATGGTAAGATAAAGCACGGTGTTGCAGTTACCTGTTGCTGCATAACCTCACAGCTTAGCGGCATAAAACAGTTTATTCTCAGGAGTTTGTGGGTAGTCTTTCTGCTCTACGTGGTGTTGGCTAGGGTAACTCAAGTGGCTTTTTTCAACTGGGAACTCTGCCAGGGCACCTTGCATCTCCTCCACATGGGATCTCATCCTCTGGGGCCTCTCTGGCAGCGTAGCCAGGGTTCCAAGTGGAAGCATTCCAAAAGAATAAATCCTGATGTGCAAACACATCAAGCCTCTGCTGATGTCCcattggccagagcaagtcaTATGGGCAGCCCAGAGTCGGTGTGGCAGGGACTACAGAAGGGCATGAATACAGGGGGTATGGTTCAGTGTATCAGTCTATCACACAGCCTGTTGTGAAGATAATTAAGGCTTCTTTGTCTCTAACCCTCCTCACTAATGTACCAAATGATTTGGTGCCAAGAATGCATGCAGGCTATGGGTCACAATCAGTAACAATTTTGAGTCAACTAGATTTCAGGAATCCTTGTTTGTACCAGATGTTCTTGCTGAACCTGCATATTCACCCTCCCCTTTGGTCTCCTGTCCCCAGGCACCGCTCTAAAGAGGGTCTGACTGAACGCTTTGAGCTATTTgtcatgaaaaaggaaatatgcaATGCCTACACTGAGCTGAATGACCCTGTGCGACAGCGGCAGCTTTTTGAAGAACAGGCCAAGGTAAGGAAGGAATGTGTGCCCACTCACCAGAAGATATCAGCCTTAACCCTGGTCTGTGTCTTGTCTGCAACTCCTGGTGACTTCAGCACAATGAAGGATGAAAGCCACAGGCTTCACTGGAGGAAGTCACATTTCAAGATGGAGAACTTGACTAGTTCGGGCCCTAGAATTTCTATATAAATGGAGCTTAGGCATGAATATCTGTTTGAGGAGTGTGACACTTGACAAGAACATAATTTTTCTTAGATGGTACATTTATTGAGGGGGCGTGAGGATGAGAAGCCACAGCACCCACAGGCTGCCTATGCTAGCACTGCCACTGATGGGTGGTTCAGGAAGTGGGAGAAAGACTGTTGGGAACCATCAGAGTCTCTGAAAGAAAATGCGTTTCGCTGGACtcgaagagccccaggcagtAGAAGTATTTTCATTTCGCAGAGAAATTTGCATGTGTTCTGAGGTAGAATTCATCAGTCCTGACCTCCAGGTCTTTGAAAGAAATGACTCCATCCTGGAGTTACTGGGAAACCAATTCCCAGCAAGTGCTGGGTGTCCAGAGCATCCCTGGAATGATAACGCCTCTGGACATTTTCACGTGCTCACTCAGACGCTGAGAGAGCACAGCCTAGAACGACGTCGCTGTGTGGTTCTTCTCTTCCAGGCCAAAGCTGCTGGCGATGATGAGGCCATGTTCATAGATGAAACCTTCTGCACTGCCCTGGAATACGGGCTGCCCCCGACAGGTGGCTGGGGCATGGGCATCGACCGCGTCACCATGTTTCTCACAGACTCCAATAACATCAAGGTACGAGGAGACCCTGAAGGAGCACCACTGTGTTGGAAGCGGGGTGTGGTGGGCCTGGAGCATAAAGAGAGGGCTTTGGGCTaggaggaggggcaggcagaGAAGTTACAGGTGACTTCACAAGAAGAGGGGCAGAGCATCTGACCTTACAGAATTTGGGGGGTTTTCAACCTGAGGCAGGAGAAATACTGATTGTTCACATTTCTTAAGGATCCAAGGAACCTGCTAAGCCATCtacatgcattacctcatttaacttAAGTCAGCTTATGATGTGTAGAAACTGTTGCTATCCCATGTTTATGGTTGAGGAAATCATATTTGAAGAGAACCTCTCTGTTTATTCCTTCCTTTGACATTGTACCCTAGGCAGCGCTgtgcatttcttcttttccatcctcTGTAACTGAGAGGGACTGAATTGAAATAAAAGAACACAGATCTCCGGGTTTTGGTGATAACAGTAATGAGGGGAGAAAGGAGTAGGTGGATAGCCAGGAAAAAGTGTGTCTTAGCTTCAGAATGCATTCTCTCTCCTGTAGGAAGTGCTTCTGTTTCCTGCCATGAAACCCGAAGACAAGAAGGAGAATGTAGCCACCACTGATGGACTGGAAAGCACAGCAGCCGGCACTTCTGTCTAGAAAACAATAACAGCAAGTCGTATGACTTGGGCATCTTTGCGTTTGTGCAGAAGATCAAGGACTGCGAGGGAATTCCTGTGTGTGTTGCTATCTGTTTGACTATCACATTTCATGTCAGCCatcaaaagagagaagaggaattaAGAATTCCTTTTTACTCCTTGTTACCAAATAAACCATTTGTCTCTACTCCTGTCTCATCACTCTTTTTACTTTTGGAATGTCATCTTATTTCTCAGACAGCTGATATAATGAATGTTTAGGATTATAccactttattcattcaacaaatttatattaatgtctgctctgtgccagccaTTGTTCCAAGGGATTGGGGACACACCAGTGAACAGAAGCCAAGTTCCTGCTTTTGTGGAACCTATACTCTTGCTTTAGGGGCAGGAGTTTGGGGGGCAActaaacaaataagaaacaagTAAATCCGTATTTGTGATAGTGATGCATGCTAAGAAGAAACATGAAGCAGGGAAAGGGGACAGAGGtgctattatattttattttaaagtctttattgaatttgttaacaatattgcttctgctttatgttttggttttttggccacgaggcatgtggagtcttagctccccgaccagggatccaaccaccccctgcattggaaggcgaagtcttaaccactggacctccagggaagtccccagaggtgCTATTTTAGAAGTGATGGAGGCAGTGCTACGTTGCATatgtggtcagggaagacctcttcTAGGTGACATTTAAGTAGAGATCTGCAAACAGAGATCTGAGTGGAAAAGGGTGATTCAGACTACAGGGCTGCATTTTTGAGGAACAGCAAAGGGGTCTGGTTTGGCCGGAGAGGAGAAAGTAAAGATCAGTAAGGGGCCAGATCATGCAGGCATCTGTAAGCCATGCAAAGGagtatgtattttattatgaGTGAGGTgtgaagccattggagggttttgagcagtgttgttttgtttgtttgtttgttggccaCACCACgtatggcatgtggggtcttagttccccaaccggggatcgaacccatgccctctgcattggaagcatggagtcttagccactggaccaccagggaagttcccttgagcagtgtttttattttttatttatttttttttttttgagcagtgTTTTTAAAAGGTTGTTCTAGTTAGCATGTGGAAAGCAAGAGTGAAAGGGAGACAGTTGCACTGCAGCAGTGGGCTGAGGAGAGATGATGGCTTAGCCTTGGGTGGTATAAAGTGATGGTGATGGTTGAGCCATTGGACTTTGCCTGTGTTCCTGAGGTCAACAGAATCTGCTGTCAATGTGGGTTATAAGAAGAGGAATCAATGATAATTTCAAGGTTTGGGGCCTGACCAACTGGAAAGTAGAGTTGTCATTGACTTGAGATGGAAAAAACTTGAGGAAGTGCAGGTTTGAGAAGGAAGGTTGAGTGTTTGGTTTTGGACATAATTAAATTTAACATGCTTGTTAGATATTGGGTGGGAAGAGTGAATAGGATGCTGAATAGTGAGTCTGGTGTATTCTCATTTTCAGCACAGTTCAATTGAGCTAAGAATGTGACAAGGATACGGCTAGGGACCTGCTGTTAAAAGAGAGCCCGTGACACAGGGAGGCAGCTGGGGGAAACTTTTCTCCAATGAGACAACAAAGGACTTGTCTTTTGCACTTCAGCAAAACCTCTGCAAGCGTCTCGGCTTGGGAGTTACCAGTCTACTTTCACAGAGCAGGTTTTTACTTTGCGGTTGGTAAAATGATCTAAGCACGCAGAAATTACCTAACTGGGAACTACAGGGAGTGTTGAGAACCTCAGTCCTTGCTGGTGTTGAACATAGGCTCCAGGAGCACTTGGCAGTGCTGGTTAGATGACCAGGTGGTATTTCAGAAGAAACGCATCATATGGCACATCCTTCAGCAAGGTGgtgttaattaaaatgaaaagtcaactCACCAGGATAAGGGACTGGACTTCAGGCACCACTGTACCGTCAATGTGGACCATTGGAAAAGGCAACAAGGATTAATGAGGTCACAAGTGATCTTTCAAGAGCTGTTTAGTAGTAGGCTGGGGGCAGATGCCAGCTGTCTGGCCTCAAAGAGCTTGGGGATAGAGGAACTGAAGCAGCAGTAGACATCTTGTCTTGCAGTTTAGCAGGAAAAATGACAGAATGAAAGctggaaggggacttccctggtggtgcagtggttaagaatcctcctgccaatgcagggggcatgggcttgatccctggtctgggaagatgccacatgcggcagagcagctaagcccatgtaccacagttaagcctgcgctctagagcccgtgtgccacaacaactgagcccacgtgcctagcctgtgctccacaacgaagagtagcccctgctcgccactagagaaagcccgcgcgcagcaatgtaGACCCgacggagccaaaaataaataaaattaaatctttaaaaaaaatcctttaagaaaatagatatttaataaatcatcccccaaaaaacaaaaaatggcaaCTCTGGAAAATGCTTTGAAGGAGAGATCCATGGGGTATTGAGAAACTCTAACAGACCTAGttaaggaaggcttccctgaggacaTCAGATCTGAGATCTGAAGGAAGATAGAGTACTAACTAgtcaaagaagggaaggaagggcttTCCATAGCGTGgcaacaagtgcaaaggccctgacgAGGAAAGAACAAGGAGAAGACCAATACCACTAGATataaaaacccaaagaaatatGCCAACAGATGAGGCAGGAGGGTGCTGATCATACAGGGCTGTGAGCCCTACTATGGGACTTTGTCTGCATTTTAAAAGTGCTGGGAAACCACTGAAGCAtttaagcaggagagtgacatCATGTCTGCATTTTGAAAACATCATTCTGGCTGCTCTGTGAAAAAGAATTGGAGTTGGGCAGAAAGAGGTTAAAGTCCAAGGTTAACAAGCAGTCCAAGAGGGAGACAACAGCAGTTCACACTAGGGTGTTGCCATGAAAATGGACAGAATTGGATGGACTCAAGAGATAGAAAGCTCAACAGGACTTGGTAATGGATTATATATTGGATTATATTATGGGGGTGAAGGGAAGGGAAATGACAAGGTGATTCACTTTTCAGTTTATGCAACTAGACAAATGGTGGTACTAATCCCTGAGATAACCCTGGAAGATGATTCCCCCACCAGGAGTCTTTAAAGACAAGGAGTCAGTCGCAGATTAAAAAtgctggagggacttccctggcggtccagtggttaagaccccgcgtttccaatgcaagggacgcaggttcgatccctggtcagggaactaagatcccacatgccgcacggccaaaaacaaaaaacaaaacaaaaaaaactaaacatgttgGAGAGAGGAACGAGGATCAGGGTCCTGACACTTGGAGGAGGCCTGTGGCCCTTTTCCTCTGATCTAGAGAGAAAGATGGGGGTCAAGTAAGTTGCACTTCTTCTCTAGCTTTTGAGGGGTAGTAAGAAAAGTGAATTCTCTCATCTTTAGTAATTGAGGTATAGAGCTGCTGAATGGTACAGGCTCCTGAACTATCCAAGACAGCTATACTACCTATACCTGACAATCTGAAGGTTTAgagctgtccaatatggtaagccactagccacatatggctattgagcatttgaaatgtggctggtcagAACTTAGATGTAGTGTAAGTGTAATATACACACCGGATTTCTTaaacttagtatgaaaaaaagaatgtaaaatatctgaaatttattttaaaaatattgattacacGTTGAAATATGTTGAATAtgctgggttaaataaaatatatggttaaaattaatttcacttatttcttttgactttttaaaatgtagctactagaaattttttaattacatatctGGCTCgaattatatttctactggacatCGCTGTTTCAGACAAAAATTCAGACTAGTGTTTCAAGATACGAAATCATTCTACTATTTGAATCTATCCTACCGGGGAGTCAGCTTCCCTGAGCCCGTTTAACCGCTACCTAAGCACAGCGCCGGAAGTCGCTAGACTCTAAGGATCAGCACAGCCGCCCCTGGCTCCGCCCCCTGAACGACTACAAGAGCCAGCGTGCACTGCGCCCCGCCGGAGATGGACCTGAAAGAGCCGCCTCGTTGTGACGTCACGCCCGTTGCGCCGCGCGGGTTCTGTTCTTTCTCTTCGAGAGCTCGCGTTGTAGAGGTGGGAGGGGAGCGTCTGTGAAGGGGGTGGCGTCGTGCGGCCGAGGGCGCGCAAATAAGGGGGACCTTAGGGGTCCTGGGTGAGGTCTCCTCTGTCCGACTTTCCGGAGCCCTTTTTGTGTCGGGAGAGGATATCAGGACCGCGCCTCTCACACCGCGCGTCCGGTGGGAAAATGCGGCTCCTTTCAGGGAAATGCCAATGTCCCCCCGTGCAGAGAGCTCCTGCTGCGGACGAGAGCGGGGCGCGTGGCCTCTCGGCAGCATCCCACAAAGCCGAAGGGGGCAGGCACGCACGTTGTCCCTGCTGCAGGGGCGTGGAGTCTCCTAATGGGCCCCACCCGGGCCCCTGGAGGATATTGAGGAGGGGGTCTAAGGGAAGTAGGCTTCACTTCCAACCCTTCTAAAGCCTTTTATCCTCTGGCAGCCGAAttaccttaactttttttttttaatttaatttatttattttttggcagtgttgggtcgttgtttctgtgcgcgggctttctctagttgtggtgagcaggggctactcttcgtcgtggtgcacggacttcacaTTGcggtggtctctcctgttgtggagcaccggctctaggcgtgtgggcttcagtagttgtggcacacaggttcagtagttgtggctcacaggctcaagagcgcaggctcagtagttgtggcgcatgggcccagtcgctccgcggcgggtgggatcttcccggaccagggctcaaacccgtgtcccccgcgttggcaggcgcattcttaaccactgtgccaccagggaagcccaacatgctTAGATCTTGGTTTGCTTAAATAGGCCACCACAGCATTAGAGCCTCATCAATCTAATGGCTTCCTTGTTTAATCAATTTAACACAACGCAATTTTTCTTGTTGTAGAAAAGTCAGTTGTCTGCTATATGCATTGGGGTTCAGTAgagccttttttgtttgtttgtttttggtgacATGTCTGGCTTTGTCCATCACCATATGATCTTATTTTCTACTAGGAAGCTTTTCATACATTTGAGTCCAAATGAGGTCACTGAGTGAGCATCCATAGAGTCAAGAGTGAGAGAGTTTCCAGGGAAGTACTCTAGGCCTCTTTTAGGTCTGATCTGCTTCATGGTTTCTTACTCATGGTTTTACGTGTCCATTACAGTTCCACTACCTGATAAGGAGCCCAAGGCAAATCAATCAGGAAATTCAAGTgttcttttttgtaatattaaTCTCAGTTGACATTAATTATGCTCAACGTTGTACCAATTgctttttgtaattatttaagcCTTGCAGTAACTCCAGTGGATTACATAAACTACTGTCTCTATTATCAGATgatacagaaaggttaagtaatctACGCAGTATCGCACAGTTACTTTGTAGCAAAAGCAGGATGAGAATCCGGAAATGCTAACTCCAAAGGACTCACTCTGAGAAGCAGAACACTTGACTGGTGAGAAACCACTAGACTCTTGTCACTTCTCCCCCCTGCATCATAAAACGCTGTAGAAGAAATTACAGGGTTGCTTTCCTGATGGGGGCATCAGTGGAGGTTTACTAGAGGGAGGTAAACTATCTGCTATGACGGAATGACAAGTAAAACGTCTGAAAAagaggacagaaaagaaaaaccttctcCCCGGAAAGATAAACTTTGTATGGTGAGGGTCTGTCCAAAGCAAGCTGAGGTCTGCAGCCTCAGCTATTTTACATGCTATTTCCAAGTGAAAATTGAGTAACAAGGATACTTCCCTCTCATATGCTTTCATTTTGAGTAGTTAGGTTCAGATTCATTAGAAGCATGTCAAATATATAacattagaagaagaaaaaaagcagcttGAAGAAATAGGGTATCTTCTGGTGTTGTGAGATTTGGGACTTTTTTAGTCTTtcattaaagatgaaaagaaggcAGAGGGGTAGTAGGAGAAGATGATACATAGGGTTCTGAACTGAGAAACCTCAGTATGAACATGAATGGGCTATATCTGAATGCCTGTTGAAGCACCGGTGCAGGGTTGTAGCATCTTGCATTCGTTCTCCTTTCTGCCCTTCTGATGGTTGTGGGTTTTGATCAGGGCCTCAGCGCCAGCTCACACCATGTGGAGCGCGGATGAGATTGCGCGGCTCTGTTATGAGCACTATAGGAGCATGCTGCCCAAGCAAGGGAAGCCCGAGCCCAACCGCGAGTGGACGTTGCTGGCAGCCGTGGTGAAGATACAACCTACAGCTGACCAGGCCTGCGACCGCCCTGACAGACCGGTGCAAGGTGAGACCTTTTCTCCCTGGAATGCTGTCTCTCCCTGTAGGAGATGGTAGAAATACACAGGGCTAGGCAGGGACGATGGCGGTTGGGTGTAAACCGCGATGTTGGGCATGTTCCGCTGCTCCCCGCCAGGGGGCGGGGTACCTCTGGTGGTGGTAGATGGCCGTGCTGGAAACGCAGTGCACAGTTGAGTCAGCCTTTGGGGGACTCAGTGTGCAGACTTATTAAACCTATAGATCATTCAGATTCTGAGAGCAcacttaatgatttttttttccccctcagtgaCAAAGGAAGTTGTCTCAATGGGAACAGGAACCAAATGCATAGGCCAGTCCAAAATGAGGAAGAGCGGTAAGCCCCGGTGGGGTCTGAACAGCGCCTGTTAGGGAGCTTTTGGAAACCCGTGTGCATGTCATCCATTCCTCTTCTCGGCAGAGCAAAGGGGCAATATCGCTAGGTGGCTGACCTTTCACTTCCCACTGACTGTCGCTCCACTTGAAAGGACAGAACTCATTTAAAGAATGGAAGTAAACTGTGGAAGCAAAGGCCACCAAGAACATCTTTCTGAGTGGCTTGAAAGTTGGCCAGTGTTTTCATGCTCAAACCAAAAGTTGCCTGGGCTTAGCTATTCCATATTAGATCTGAAGCCCCACAAAGCAATCTTTAATTAAATGGAGATTTTGGCACCAGAAGGAATATGGAAATCCCTTAGAGGTCTGGCATCTTCACCTTCTGGTTGCCAGTTAACAGATTCCTCCTCCAGTTTGCTCTCCTCATCCTCCTAGCCTTTCCTCCTGGATATGATGAAGCTGTTCCAGGACCACTATTGATAGAATTCGATGGAATTTTATCACTATGAGCACAAGTATGGCATGAGGGTACAAAAGATCTGGACTCTTCTCCTCCAGATAAAGATTTCCCTATAAATCAGGGGTTCTCAGCTAGGGGAGATTTTGCCCTCCAGGAGACATTAGGCAATATGTGGAGACATTTTCGTTGTCAAAACTGGGGAGAGGGGAATATGCTAGTGGtctctagtgagtagaggccaggaatgctgctaaacatcctgcaaagCCCAGGACAGCGCCCCCCTGCCCCATTCAACAAAGCATTTTCCAACCCTAAATGTCAGTAGTTGAGGAAACCCTGCTGTAAATGCTTTGCCAGTAATGATTGTAAAACTTTCTGGCAAAGCCCTCCAGGAGCTACGTGGTCATTCTGGGTGCTGGGAGAAGCTACTATGTTCTGCTTTTAGGAACCAGGGAATCTCCAGGTTCCATATGTTTTCACTAATGTCCTGTCTTTGCCGCAGGAGACATCCTCAATGATAGCCATGCTGAGGTCATAGCCAGAAGAAGCTTCCAAAGGTAAAGCTATATCCCGAAAGAGTCTGATTTAGCTTGGGTGGGGGCCCCAGaatatgcatttctaataagctcctaGGTAATACTGATTATGTAGGCCTCTGAACTGCACTTAAAATAGTGCTCGTCTAGACAGTGGTTCTCATGCTtgatgtgcatcagaatcacctagagggtTTGTtaaaacccagggcttccctggtggcgcagtggttgagagtccacctgccaatgcaggggacgcgggttcgtgccccggtccgggaagatcccacatgccgcggagccgctgggcccgtgagccatggccgctgagcctgcgtgtccggagcctgtgctccacaacgggagaggccacaacagtgagaggccgccaaaaaaaacacaaaaaaaaaacaaacaaaaaaaacccagataactgggcccatccccagagattctgattcagcagatccGGGTGGAGCCTGATAAGttgcatttctaataaattcCAGCcaatgctgatgctgctgtttCAGGAACCgcattttgagaatcactgggcTAGGTCATTCTCATAATTCCAAATCGCTACCAGTCCCATTGGCCTGCagtatctctttctttcttagtaaTCACGCAACCAGAGTCTTTCCCTTTACTACAGAGACTGGTTGTTCGTTCTGATAACATCCTGCACCCCATTAGGTACCTTCTCCATCAGCTCCACTTGGCAGCCACCCTGAAGGAGGATTCCATCTTTGTCCCAGGAACTCAGAGAGAACTGTGGAAACTCAGACCAGAcctcttgtttgtgtttttctccagCCATACACCCTGTAAGTATATTAATGCCTTTGGATTCATGTTACATGGTCTGCTTCCTTATTGTTGTCTTATCCatagtttctcaaaaaaacaCCTTAGATGAAGTGTAGCTACAACCATTTATAGTCCCTTTTTGTGAACAGCCCAGTGTGCCTAATCACGTCTCTACCAAGGAAAAGTGGAGGGAGCTTCACTCATACTATTATTCAGTTCTCAGTTCCCAAGCAGGATTTGGAAGCTTAAAGCTGAGACCCCACAAGGTCCAAAACCAACAAGAGGGCTTAGAGGTCCAAAGCCCTGAGTTCTATGGTGATTTATCCTGAaactcatttcattcattcattaaacataaATTTTCTACTCCTTGTCAGGCAAGTGTGACATACTGGTTATGTAGCAGTGAATAAGACTAGTCCCTTGCTTACCCTTTAGTTTTTTAGGAAATGTAGACAGTCATGGTTAGTTAAGGTAAATTTTGATGAGTTGTAAGGGGATGTTCAGGTGCTCTGGTTGCATTAGGCAGGAAGAGCAGACCTGGCtgattttctctcctttgtttttctgtcttgaaAATTGGGAATAATTTCTACCCTTTGTAGACAACAGTTCAGGGATGGTAGTAAAATTTCGTCACCCTAAAAACTTTGAAATAAGGATATAATATTGTCCCCTgagtattaaattttaaaattaactatgcAATTAGAGCAGATAGGTGATCACTCTTAAGAGACAATAACTGAAGATCATAACTCAAATCAAAAATATAATATAGCTTATGAAAGAACAGGAAAATGACatacagagggagggaggactcATCCATACTCTATTCTTAGCAGTGCCCTGATAGGTTGTTTCCTAACTCAGTGCTTATCAAACTGTAATATGCGTATAAATCAcccagggatcttgttaaaatgcagattcaaattcagtaggtctggggtagagcCGGaggtctgcatttctaaccaacTCCCAGGTGGTGCCAGTGGTATTGGCCCATGTATCACATTTTGAATAGCCAGGGCCTGGCTGATCCCAGTGGGAGGTGTAGCATTCCTGTGGAGAGAGATACATCTGGAGATCACAGCTGGCCTGACCGCCTAATCAGAGGACATAAATCAGTGGTCTCCAGGCTGGTACTGCTTTGTGAGAGTGTACTGGTCCATGGCCAGATGAGAAAAATCAGGACTACTCAGTGAGTTTTTCAAAACActaatttccttccattttaaggTTATGagatttttatgcatttttaaaataatgataaataggatttttaaagatCTTACTTGGTGGAATAAAAAGTTGTCAACACTCTAGTTGTCTTAAAATCTTCTGGAGATTTTACTGGTCTTTGAAATCAAAATTTAGAACCACTGATCTAACTCCCAGGGTGATGGGTAATCTTTTACAGTGTGATGTCCACCGATGGTTTGTCTGCAGGGAGAAAGAACACTACCTAGAGAATGTGACTATTTGGCGCCCTTGGCATTTATTCCTCATTACTAATTGATAAGTTGGTGCCTGGATTGGCTACTTCAGACTGGTACTTATGAGCTGTATTAGCATGAGTCAGCCTCTTGAGTTCAGGCATC harbors:
- the KARS1 gene encoding lysine--tRNA ligase isoform X3, with amino-acid sequence MANSRNYKSEEEFIRINSKLRRGDIIGVQGNPGKTKKGELSIIPYEVTLLSPCLHMLPHLHFGLKDKETRFRQRYLDLILNDFVRQKFIIRSKIITYIRHFLDELGFLEIETPMMNIIPGGAVAKPFITYHNELDMNLYMRIAPELYHKMLVVGGIDRIYEIGRQFRNEGIDLTHNPEFTTCEFYMAYADYHDLMEITEKMISGMVKHITGGYKVTYHPDGPEGQACEIDFTPPFRKISMVEELEKALGVKLPETKLFETEETRKILDDICVAKAVECPPPRTTARLLDKLVGEFLEVTCINPTFICDHPQIMSPLAKWHRSKEGLTERFELFVMKKEICNAYTELNDPVRQRQLFEEQAKAKAAGDDEAMFIDETFCTALEYGLPPTGGWGMGIDRVTMFLTDSNNIKEVLLFPAMKPEDKKENVATTDGLESTAAGTSV